A single window of Candidatus Rhabdochlamydia oedothoracis DNA harbors:
- a CDS encoding helix-turn-helix domain-containing protein: MIFNNQTQVETLPKGYHHLTYDQRCQIYILQARGDTSSSIATILKVHHSTISRELKRN; encoded by the coding sequence GTGATTTTTAACAATCAAACACAAGTAGAGACCTTGCCCAAAGGCTACCATCACCTAACCTATGACCAAAGATGTCAGATTTATATTTTACAAGCTAGAGGAGATACATCTAGCTCAATAGCAACCATTCTAAAAGTTCATCATAGCACTATTAGTAGGGAACTTAAGAGAAATTAA
- a CDS encoding IS30 family transposase encodes MIFNNQTQGETLPKGYHHLTYDQRCQIYILKARGDTSSSIANILKVHHSTISRELKRNKGQRGYRHQQAQEKAFLRKNSQPNKKMTPQIVTRIEEKIKLQWSPIQISGWLKRHGKEHVSHETIYNHIWKDKRQGGQLYRELRHRGKKYNKQRKGASGRGNMPGRIDIKQRPCIVEKKTRLGDWELDTVIGAGHKGVIVSMVERTSKLTKLAKVSHKTAEEVSQALIEQLKPIKDFVHTLTADNGKEFAYHQMVSFELETDFYFATPYHSWERGLNEHTNGLVRQYFPKTQSFLDTTSKDIERVETLLNNRPRKALNFETPLEVFTRLSTNMLCSGAQ; translated from the coding sequence GTGATTTTTAACAATCAAACACAAGGAGAGACCTTGCCTAAAGGCTACCATCACCTAACCTATGACCAAAGATGTCAGATTTATATTTTAAAAGCTAGAGGAGATACATCTAGCTCAATAGCAAACATTCTAAAAGTTCATCATAGCACTATTAGTAGGGAACTTAAGAGAAATAAAGGGCAACGAGGATACCGTCATCAGCAAGCTCAAGAAAAAGCATTTCTTAGAAAAAATTCTCAGCCCAATAAAAAAATGACTCCTCAAATAGTTACCCGTATTGAAGAAAAAATCAAGTTGCAATGGAGCCCTATACAAATATCCGGATGGCTTAAAAGACATGGTAAAGAACATGTTAGTCATGAGACCATCTATAATCATATCTGGAAAGATAAACGACAGGGAGGACAGCTTTATAGAGAGCTCCGTCATCGAGGGAAAAAATATAACAAGCAGAGAAAGGGAGCTTCTGGAAGAGGGAACATGCCTGGTCGTATAGATATTAAGCAACGGCCTTGTATTGTAGAAAAAAAGACTCGTTTAGGAGACTGGGAACTAGATACAGTCATAGGGGCAGGACATAAAGGCGTAATTGTATCAATGGTAGAAAGAACTTCCAAGCTAACTAAGCTCGCCAAAGTTTCTCATAAAACTGCAGAGGAAGTAAGTCAAGCGTTAATTGAACAACTTAAACCTATCAAAGATTTTGTACACACATTAACAGCAGACAACGGAAAAGAATTTGCCTATCACCAAATGGTTAGTTTCGAGCTAGAGACAGACTTCTACTTTGCAACGCCCTACCATTCTTGGGAAAGAGGCTTAAATGAGCATACAAACGGACTAGTTAGGCAATATTTTCCTAAAACACAAAGCTTTTTAGATACGACTTCTAAGGATATAGAAAGGGTGGAAACTTTACTAAATAACAGACCTAGAAAGGCTCTCAACTTCGAAACTCCACTAGAAGTGTTTACGAGATTATCTACAAACATGCTATGCTCGGGTGCACAATAG
- a CDS encoding biotin transporter BioY, which yields MNTISIPLETKNYAQEALIILGMSFLIALAAPISIPLPFTPVPIVLQNTLILALSVLFGAKRTMLAVIGFLLQGALGFPVFATCVGGFSRLLGSNAGYLLGYIIAAGVVGFLSRFASKNNLFWILSIGDGIIYLFGAIWLAAFIGWTQAITLGVLPFLCGDVIKRLLAIKCIHFLRK from the coding sequence ATGAATACAATAAGCATACCGCTTGAAACAAAAAATTATGCACAAGAAGCACTTATTATATTGGGAATGAGTTTTTTAATTGCATTAGCTGCGCCTATTTCTATTCCCCTTCCTTTTACTCCCGTCCCCATCGTATTGCAGAATACTCTGATCCTAGCGCTTTCTGTGCTATTCGGGGCAAAAAGAACAATGTTGGCTGTAATAGGATTTTTATTGCAGGGAGCTTTAGGATTTCCTGTATTTGCAACTTGTGTAGGAGGATTCTCTCGTTTATTAGGCTCTAATGCTGGGTATCTCTTAGGATATATAATAGCTGCAGGAGTAGTGGGTTTTTTAAGTCGCTTTGCGTCTAAAAACAACCTCTTTTGGATCTTATCGATAGGAGATGGAATTATTTATCTATTTGGGGCTATTTGGCTTGCAGCTTTTATAGGATGGACACAAGCTATAACCTTAGGAGTTCTTCCTTTTCTATGTGGAGATGTTATTAAGCGCTTACTAGCTATTAAATGTATTCATTTTTTGCGTAAATAA
- a CDS encoding cell division protein FtsQ/DivIB, whose protein sequence is MISRLKLSIRLPLSYAIGWIIVSTLLCTGGSFAYLKQYLKKKHQKAFSYDNQIHSIIQTGPQKEALKTEYLAELLQISRDVPTSIIFFNEELAKQRLLSSPLIAQADVKVLKPATLYIDYTIRQPVAWVEDYENVVMDKAGYPFPFYPFLSPKNLPYIYFGLSSFGRRSTDPDKPVVRWKEAMTGTYVNLVFSLLQLIHEVGLSNVVRIDLSHAFASSCGKREIVLKVDNIILQWQNGLEQQMIFPHLLRLGTKNYKEQLVNYLNLKEELIEQEKKRVVLQINQPFLRLREKVIDLRLSKLAFVQSAS, encoded by the coding sequence ATGATATCTCGATTAAAACTCTCTATACGTTTACCTCTTTCTTATGCAATTGGTTGGATTATTGTTTCTACGCTTCTATGTACAGGAGGGTCTTTTGCTTATCTAAAGCAGTATTTAAAAAAAAAACACCAAAAAGCCTTTAGCTATGACAATCAAATCCACTCCATTATCCAAACAGGTCCCCAAAAAGAAGCTTTGAAAACAGAATATTTAGCGGAACTTTTGCAAATTTCTCGCGATGTTCCAACTAGTATAATTTTTTTTAATGAAGAGCTAGCTAAACAGCGGTTGCTTTCTTCTCCTTTAATCGCTCAGGCAGATGTAAAAGTATTAAAGCCTGCCACTCTTTACATAGATTATACGATTCGTCAACCAGTTGCATGGGTTGAGGACTACGAAAATGTGGTAATGGATAAAGCGGGTTACCCTTTTCCTTTCTATCCTTTTCTTTCTCCTAAAAACCTGCCGTATATCTACTTTGGGTTGTCTTCTTTTGGCAGGCGATCTACGGACCCTGATAAACCCGTTGTGAGATGGAAAGAAGCCATGACCGGTACTTATGTAAATCTGGTTTTTTCTTTGCTTCAACTGATTCATGAAGTGGGATTATCCAATGTGGTACGGATCGATCTCTCTCATGCATTTGCTTCTAGTTGTGGTAAAAGAGAGATTGTTCTAAAAGTGGATAATATCATCTTACAATGGCAAAATGGACTAGAACAACAAATGATTTTTCCTCACCTTCTTCGTTTAGGTACAAAAAATTATAAAGAACAACTTGTGAATTATTTGAATTTAAAGGAGGAATTGATTGAGCAAGAAAAAAAGAGGGTAGTATTACAGATAAACCAGCCCTTTTTACGTCTAAGAGAAAAAGTGATCGATCTGCGTTTATCAAAATTAGCTTTTGTACAAAGTGCGTCTTAA
- a CDS encoding bis(5'-nucleosyl)-tetraphosphatase: MITSYGIIPFRKLKGKWQVLLIQHLNGQHWGFPKGRAEKTETAQKTAIRELKEETGLRVRQLLSLKPFTESYSLQEKSKIVGYFPALVTGVLECQPNEIVQARWFDLDEAMKQISFPESQNVFKQARKYLDGYIT, from the coding sequence ATGATCACCTCTTATGGAATTATCCCTTTTCGCAAATTAAAAGGAAAATGGCAAGTATTGTTGATTCAACATCTAAATGGACAGCATTGGGGCTTCCCAAAAGGCAGAGCTGAAAAAACAGAAACAGCGCAAAAGACCGCTATTCGTGAATTAAAAGAAGAGACTGGTTTACGTGTTCGGCAACTTCTTTCTCTAAAGCCTTTTACAGAAAGCTATTCTCTTCAAGAGAAGAGCAAGATCGTTGGTTATTTTCCAGCTCTTGTAACAGGAGTCTTGGAATGTCAGCCAAATGAGATTGTGCAAGCAAGGTGGTTTGATTTAGATGAAGCGATGAAGCAAATCTCCTTTCCAGAATCGCAAAATGTTTTTAAGCAAGCAAGGAAGTATCTTGATGGATATATTACGTAA
- the fabF gene encoding beta-ketoacyl-ACP synthase II produces the protein MAKKRVVVTGMGLASCFGTDVRTFYQQLLAGKSGVIPIEEFPCQDYPTRFSASIRNFEVGDYLDKKQARRVDPFIRYAIVAGKKALQQAQLLTPELLSKLNKQRCGVVVGSGMGGMHMFYNGTQTLIKEGFKRLTPFFVPFIITNMAGALLGIELGFMGPNYSISTACATANYSIHAAAEHIFRGEADLMLCGGTEAPINPIGVGGFVACHALSKYNEDPQKASRPWDKKRDGFVVGEGAGILVLESLEHALARNAPILCEYLGGAINCDAFHMTSPREDGWGVQLCMKQAIKNSGISKERINYINAHATSTQVGDLCEIRGIKQTFGSHAANIKINATKSMIGHCLGAAGGIEAVALIEQMRQGMLHPTINLEEPEEEVQDLDIVVKATPHKVTAALSNSFGFGGHNSSLIFAPYY, from the coding sequence ATGGCGAAAAAACGGGTTGTTGTGACAGGAATGGGTCTTGCGTCTTGTTTTGGCACAGATGTAAGGACATTTTATCAACAGCTTCTAGCAGGAAAGAGCGGGGTTATCCCTATTGAAGAATTTCCTTGTCAAGACTACCCCACTAGATTTTCTGCTAGCATTCGCAATTTTGAAGTGGGTGATTATTTAGATAAAAAACAAGCAAGACGGGTTGATCCTTTTATTCGCTATGCAATTGTAGCGGGAAAGAAGGCTCTCCAACAAGCACAGCTCTTAACACCTGAACTGTTATCAAAGCTGAATAAACAACGCTGCGGTGTGGTTGTAGGCTCTGGTATGGGTGGAATGCATATGTTTTATAATGGCACCCAAACCCTTATAAAAGAAGGTTTTAAACGTCTTACACCTTTTTTTGTTCCTTTCATTATTACCAATATGGCTGGTGCTTTACTGGGAATTGAATTGGGTTTTATGGGACCTAATTACTCCATTTCTACGGCTTGTGCCACAGCTAACTATTCTATTCATGCAGCAGCAGAGCATATTTTTCGTGGAGAGGCGGATCTTATGTTATGTGGGGGAACAGAGGCTCCCATTAATCCGATTGGAGTAGGTGGATTTGTGGCTTGTCATGCTTTATCAAAATACAATGAAGATCCTCAAAAAGCTTCTAGGCCTTGGGATAAGAAAAGAGATGGATTTGTTGTTGGAGAAGGAGCGGGGATTTTAGTTTTAGAGAGCTTAGAACATGCTTTGGCAAGAAATGCACCTATTTTATGTGAGTATCTAGGGGGAGCTATTAATTGTGATGCCTTTCATATGACATCTCCTCGGGAAGATGGATGGGGAGTTCAGTTGTGTATGAAACAGGCAATTAAAAATTCCGGTATATCAAAAGAGCGGATTAACTATATCAATGCACACGCAACGTCTACGCAAGTAGGAGATTTATGTGAGATACGGGGGATTAAACAAACTTTTGGATCACATGCTGCAAATATTAAAATAAATGCTACTAAATCAATGATTGGGCATTGTCTTGGTGCAGCAGGGGGAATTGAAGCGGTAGCTCTGATTGAGCAGATGCGTCAAGGAATGTTACATCCTACCATTAATTTGGAAGAGCCAGAAGAAGAAGTCCAAGATTTAGATATTGTTGTAAAAGCCACGCCCCATAAAGTGACTGCAGCGCTTAGTAATTCTTTCGGCTTTGGTGGGCATAATTCCAGTTTAATCTTTGCTCCTTATTATTAA
- a CDS encoding HAD family hydrolase → MLNLNKNWMHLSVFDLDYTLTTCNCSLAFCRYLIRQNMLSYNHLFYAVYSYFRYYILEKNLLELHRAVFFQTLSGRQLSLLEQAADLFVEEYFNQLLYLPSVAHLKLAQHLGHYTLLLSNSPDFLVKKFALKLGFHAWKATDYAIDAEGKLSAVGFVLAGKQKAFYMLELAQKLCVDHKNITAYSDSHLDLPFLEAAGTAIGVNPDRVLKKVADKNGWAIL, encoded by the coding sequence ATGCTTAATCTAAATAAGAACTGGATGCATTTAAGCGTATTTGATTTAGATTACACTTTAACAACCTGTAATTGCAGCTTGGCTTTTTGTCGCTATTTAATTAGACAAAACATGTTAAGCTATAATCATTTATTTTATGCTGTCTATTCTTATTTTCGTTACTATATACTGGAAAAAAATTTGCTTGAGTTACATCGAGCAGTTTTTTTTCAGACGTTATCCGGACGTCAGTTATCCCTATTAGAGCAAGCAGCTGATTTATTTGTTGAAGAATATTTTAATCAGCTGCTTTATTTACCATCTGTTGCTCATTTAAAGCTGGCTCAACACTTAGGGCATTATACTCTTCTTTTATCAAACTCTCCTGATTTTTTAGTTAAAAAGTTTGCTTTAAAGTTAGGGTTTCATGCTTGGAAAGCAACTGATTATGCAATTGATGCTGAAGGAAAACTATCCGCTGTTGGCTTTGTTCTAGCAGGCAAGCAGAAAGCTTTTTATATGTTAGAATTAGCTCAAAAGCTCTGTGTTGATCATAAAAATATCACAGCTTACTCGGATAGCCATTTAGATTTACCCTTTTTAGAAGCTGCAGGAACAGCAATTGGTGTCAATCCCGATCGGGTGCTTAAGAAGGTTGCTGATAAAAATGGATGGGCTATTCTTTGA
- a CDS encoding KH domain-containing protein, translating into MIKIMKEFIAYIIKNIVDSPEEVNVQVIDNQKETTVEVRVSAHDVAKVVGRQGRTIRSLRIIAGAIGARFNCRVRVEVL; encoded by the coding sequence ATGATTAAAATTATGAAAGAATTTATTGCTTATATTATTAAAAACATAGTTGACTCTCCTGAAGAGGTAAATGTTCAAGTGATTGATAATCAGAAAGAAACCACTGTTGAAGTGAGAGTTTCTGCTCATGATGTGGCTAAAGTAGTAGGTAGACAAGGACGCACGATTCGTTCTTTAAGGATTATTGCTGGCGCTATTGGTGCGCGTTTTAACTGTCGCGTGCGAGTAGAGGTTCTTTGA
- the murC gene encoding UDP-N-acetylmuramate--L-alanine ligase, producing MYNKHYYFIGIGGIGMSGLALIALEKGAMVSGSDTVHSCITSGLQKKGAKIFIGHKKEQIPLDAAVVYSSAISSDNSELMFAKSHKLSILHRSDLLALIMQPQEALLVTGTHGKTTSSSLLAHILLEKEMQPSFAIGGFIRGLNANAGYGKGRYFIAEADESDGSFLKYTPFGAIITNIDRDHLDYWQTMNGLVRGFQKFIDSIISWEHFFWHGDNPWLSEIVTKGYSYGFDKKNALFIESHRQDKWRNIFTICFENKRYKEIEIPIIGRHNILNASAVFGLCLKLGMMEEKIRSAFMSFKGINRRLECKGEAKGVIFYDDYAHHPTEVLTTLRAIKNAVGSARIVLAFQPHRYSRTLACLNEFGAAFEAADIVVITDIYTAGEAPIKEIDEGLLLREINKEIKRPAYYFSRSKLSCQLVKILQTGDCLITMGAGDISSLSYDIMENL from the coding sequence ATGTATAACAAACACTATTATTTCATTGGTATTGGTGGGATTGGAATGAGTGGTTTGGCGTTAATTGCTCTAGAAAAAGGCGCAATGGTTAGTGGAAGCGATACCGTGCACTCTTGCATTACAAGTGGGTTGCAAAAAAAAGGAGCTAAGATCTTTATTGGGCATAAAAAAGAGCAAATTCCTTTAGATGCTGCTGTTGTTTACAGCAGCGCTATTTCTTCTGATAACTCAGAGCTTATGTTTGCAAAATCGCATAAGCTTAGTATTTTGCATAGATCTGATCTACTCGCCTTAATTATGCAGCCTCAAGAAGCTTTATTAGTAACAGGAACTCATGGAAAGACCACAAGTTCTTCTCTTTTAGCTCATATCTTGCTTGAAAAAGAGATGCAGCCAAGTTTTGCAATAGGGGGATTTATCCGTGGTTTAAATGCTAATGCAGGCTATGGAAAAGGGCGTTATTTTATTGCAGAAGCAGATGAGAGCGATGGGTCTTTTTTAAAATATACCCCTTTCGGGGCAATTATCACAAATATCGATCGTGATCATCTTGATTACTGGCAAACAATGAATGGATTGGTTAGGGGATTCCAGAAGTTTATTGACTCAATTATCTCATGGGAGCATTTTTTTTGGCATGGGGATAACCCGTGGTTATCGGAGATTGTAACTAAAGGGTATAGTTATGGGTTTGATAAAAAAAATGCACTATTTATAGAAAGCCATCGTCAAGATAAATGGAGGAATATATTTACTATTTGTTTTGAAAATAAACGTTATAAAGAGATAGAAATACCCATAATAGGTAGGCATAATATACTCAATGCATCTGCAGTATTTGGTCTTTGCCTTAAATTAGGGATGATGGAAGAAAAAATCCGCAGTGCTTTTATGAGCTTTAAGGGGATAAATCGACGTCTAGAGTGTAAAGGAGAAGCAAAAGGGGTCATTTTTTATGATGATTATGCTCATCACCCTACGGAAGTCCTTACAACTTTAAGAGCTATAAAAAATGCAGTAGGATCAGCAAGGATTGTTTTGGCTTTTCAACCTCATCGTTATTCGCGTACCCTGGCTTGTTTAAATGAGTTTGGGGCTGCTTTTGAAGCTGCGGATATAGTGGTTATTACAGACATTTACACAGCTGGAGAGGCTCCTATTAAAGAGATCGATGAAGGGCTTTTATTACGCGAAATTAACAAGGAAATTAAGCGTCCTGCTTATTACTTCTCCCGTAGCAAATTATCTTGTCAGCTTGTAAAAATCCTACAAACAGGGGACTGTCTAATAACTATGGGGGCTGGAGACATCAGTAGCCTATCTTATGATATTATGGAAAATCTTTAG
- a CDS encoding IS630 family transposase — translation MAFYKERNAEARAEYLKKIEAISPEKRVYLDQSGISQYVHRQYARSARGKQIFGGISGKRFGRQSVISALQGKKLLAPMCFEGTCHTDLFNVWLKQELIPNLTHGQVLILDNASFHQSKTTRTLIEESGYEMLFLPPYSPDLNPIEKYWANMKTKIRELLPTVANLSEALDQAILSMSI, via the coding sequence ATTGCGTTTTATAAGGAAAGGAACGCGGAAGCAAGAGCGGAATATCTAAAAAAGATAGAGGCAATTTCTCCTGAAAAAAGGGTCTATTTGGATCAGAGCGGAATCAGTCAATATGTGCATAGGCAATATGCGAGGAGCGCGAGGGGAAAACAAATATTTGGAGGAATTTCAGGAAAACGATTTGGTAGACAGAGTGTAATTTCGGCACTACAAGGGAAGAAATTGCTGGCACCGATGTGTTTTGAAGGAACTTGCCATACGGATCTATTTAATGTATGGCTAAAACAGGAATTGATTCCAAATTTGACTCATGGCCAAGTTTTGATTCTCGATAACGCGAGCTTTCATCAATCAAAGACAACTAGAACATTGATAGAGGAAAGTGGATACGAAATGCTCTTTCTCCCGCCTTATTCACCGGACTTAAATCCTATCGAAAAATATTGGGCCAATATGAAAACGAAAATCCGAGAACTTTTACCTACTGTAGCTAATTTATCCGAAGCCTTAGATCAAGCTATTTTATCAATGTCGATTTAA
- the rsfS gene encoding ribosome silencing factor yields the protein MNTQEIPPYLNQIAQIIFDKKGSNILALDIRGISSLADFVIIAEGNVDKHVSAIASTIVDELKKAGLKPSYIEGLQNGDWAIIDYLDTMVHIFEPGLRERYRLEDLWNKGSIIDLKINIESDKQA from the coding sequence ATGAACACTCAAGAAATTCCTCCCTATCTTAATCAAATTGCTCAGATTATTTTTGATAAAAAGGGCAGCAATATTTTAGCGCTTGATATAAGAGGCATTAGCTCGCTTGCTGATTTTGTCATTATTGCAGAAGGCAATGTAGATAAACATGTAAGTGCTATTGCAAGCACTATTGTTGATGAACTGAAGAAAGCAGGTCTAAAGCCCTCTTATATAGAAGGCTTGCAGAACGGCGATTGGGCTATTATCGACTACTTAGATACCATGGTTCATATTTTTGAGCCTGGATTAAGGGAGAGATACCGTTTGGAGGATTTATGGAACAAGGGCTCTATTATAGATTTAAAAATAAATATTGAATCAGATAAGCAAGCTTAA
- a CDS encoding IS630 transposase-related protein, whose product MPKPYSMDLRKRVLQYLEENNDKMKASQLFQVGIATVYRWVKRKKQRGNVEPLKKKSTYKKIDDQRLIAYVEKNPDHFLSEIAKHFGLTLQAIFYALKRLKITRKKRLRFIRKGTRKQERNI is encoded by the coding sequence ATGCCTAAACCTTATTCAATGGATCTAAGAAAACGAGTGCTTCAATACCTAGAAGAAAATAACGACAAAATGAAGGCCAGCCAGCTATTTCAAGTTGGGATTGCAACTGTCTACCGATGGGTAAAGCGTAAGAAACAAAGAGGAAACGTAGAACCTCTAAAAAAGAAAAGCACTTATAAGAAAATTGATGATCAGAGATTAATCGCTTATGTAGAAAAAAACCCCGATCATTTTTTATCAGAGATTGCAAAGCATTTTGGTTTGACTTTGCAAGCGATCTTTTACGCTTTGAAAAGACTCAAGATTACAAGAAAAAAAAGATTGCGTTTTATAAGGAAAGGAACGCGGAAGCAAGAGCGGAATATCTAA
- the nadD gene encoding nicotinate (nicotinamide) nucleotide adenylyltransferase: MRKQKIGLFGGSFDPFHFGHLNLVINLLEYAHLDQVFICPAKSTAFKTPDASIEHRIHMLQLVIEKVPSFALLDWEIQMQEPYTIDTVERLKKRGEIDLFLLLGEDLLPNLHLWHRIEELLHLVTPLVASRFVASQLIDLKLSSQAKIKLGKGFIKIPLMEISGRMTRQRLQQRKFCKHLVPAKILDYIQLNHLYSSKL; encoded by the coding sequence TTGAGAAAGCAAAAAATTGGTTTATTTGGTGGCAGTTTTGATCCTTTTCATTTTGGCCATTTAAATCTGGTGATTAATTTGTTAGAATACGCTCATCTAGACCAGGTTTTCATTTGTCCTGCCAAAAGTACTGCTTTTAAAACCCCTGATGCTTCTATAGAACATCGCATTCACATGCTGCAGTTGGTGATTGAGAAGGTTCCCTCATTTGCTTTACTAGACTGGGAAATTCAAATGCAGGAACCTTATACGATAGATACGGTCGAGAGGTTAAAAAAAAGAGGGGAAATAGATCTTTTTCTTTTGTTGGGAGAAGATCTTTTACCCAACTTACATCTTTGGCATCGGATAGAAGAGCTTTTACATCTTGTGACTCCCTTAGTCGCTTCGCGGTTTGTCGCATCTCAACTAATCGATCTTAAGTTGTCTTCTCAAGCAAAGATCAAACTGGGAAAGGGATTTATAAAAATTCCTTTAATGGAAATTAGTGGTAGAATGACACGCCAGCGTTTACAACAAAGAAAATTTTGTAAACATCTTGTACCTGCAAAGATACTAGACTATATTCAATTAAATCACCTATACTCTTCAAAGCTATGA
- the miaA gene encoding tRNA (adenosine(37)-N6)-dimethylallyltransferase MiaA — translation MGTVGICEDKELQLLLTQFPLEQTHKLIPRSQKKKVIIIAGPTGVGKTALSLLIAKAIGGEIISADSMQVYRGMDIGTAKASLEDRSEVIHHLIDSRCLDETFNVVEFCKEANSAIKEILDRGAVPIIVGGTGFYIHSLIYGPPSGPSSKPDLRAKLEIEMDTLGTEVLYERLKTLDPDYAMTVTSKDRQKIVRALEIISVTKNKVSALLPVISELSETYDFRCWFLYMPKEILYPRIEKRCDEMLQKGFVEEVKQLELQGLSKNQTASQAIGYRQCLSYLQSSKTQEDLQQFITLFKQSSRRYAKRQFTWFRKEPLFRWLNLNKVSVEIAAEIIIRDYEQSF, via the coding sequence GTGGGCACTGTAGGTATTTGTGAAGATAAAGAACTCCAGCTTTTATTAACGCAGTTTCCCTTAGAGCAAACCCATAAATTGATTCCAAGGTCTCAAAAGAAAAAGGTAATTATTATTGCAGGGCCTACTGGAGTGGGTAAAACCGCATTATCTTTATTAATTGCTAAGGCAATTGGCGGTGAAATCATTTCAGCAGATTCTATGCAAGTTTATCGAGGGATGGATATTGGTACTGCTAAAGCCAGTTTAGAAGATAGAAGCGAAGTTATTCACCATTTGATTGATAGCCGATGTTTAGATGAAACATTTAATGTGGTAGAATTTTGTAAGGAAGCAAATTCAGCAATTAAAGAGATTCTGGATCGAGGAGCTGTTCCCATTATAGTCGGCGGAACCGGTTTTTACATCCATTCCTTAATCTATGGCCCTCCTAGTGGTCCTTCATCTAAACCGGACTTAAGGGCAAAACTAGAAATAGAGATGGATACCCTCGGTACAGAAGTGCTTTACGAACGTTTAAAAACATTGGATCCAGATTATGCAATGACTGTTACATCGAAAGATAGACAAAAAATTGTGCGTGCTTTAGAGATTATTTCTGTGACTAAAAATAAGGTATCAGCCCTGCTACCGGTTATTTCAGAATTATCAGAGACATATGATTTTCGCTGTTGGTTTTTATACATGCCAAAAGAGATCCTGTATCCTAGAATTGAAAAAAGATGCGATGAAATGCTGCAAAAGGGATTTGTTGAAGAGGTAAAGCAGCTAGAATTGCAAGGATTAAGCAAGAATCAAACCGCTTCCCAAGCAATTGGTTATCGTCAATGCTTAAGCTATTTACAATCATCTAAAACACAAGAAGATTTGCAGCAATTTATTACACTTTTTAAGCAATCTTCAAGAAGATATGCTAAAAGACAATTCACCTGGTTTCGTAAGGAGCCCTTATTTCGCTGGCTGAACCTTAACAAAGTTTCAGTAGAAATAGCGGCTGAAATAATCATTAGAGATTATGAACAAAGCTTTTAA